A genomic stretch from Plasmodium cynomolgi strain B DNA, chromosome 8, whole genome shotgun sequence includes:
- a CDS encoding hypothetical protein (putative) encodes MKNAGGAEAETGAATEAETEADPLSDPRQWIHSWAGDNENLFYLKIGIFLCLLIITIVNGVVGRKTNRTIALYWLRSCKDIFLQNFAKLGNEKSFLFEKSYDKFEFYCTGRKNCNYYFVNLNLCKRQCLWRYFMLNHFVKDKDTMSVAIHFEKLDKGILCIFKKHQKKYIDCRFPSLNKYTKLLTKKELKQSYDIKGDSNEIMDLVINGKILNFLNTYDRYINYMCITDIALFESEDRVGGEREEEKGEKHSTGQTGEKHSTGQTDQRSNRGGKHKFCFLNFVIPKNVEDLRT; translated from the exons ATGAAAAATGCTGGAG GCGCAGAGGCAGAGACGGGGGCAGCGACCGAGGCAGAGACCGAGGCAGACCCATTGAGTGACCCGCGACAGTGGATACACTCCTGGGCAGGTGACAACGAAAACCTGTTTTACCTCAAAATCGGAATTTTCCTGTGCCtattaataattacaatCGTGAACGGAGTGGTAGGCCGAAAGACGAACAGAACGATCGCCCTCTACTGGCTGAGATCATGcaaagatatttttcttcaaaattttgccaagttgggaaatgaaaaatcttttttatttgaaaaatctTATGACAAATTTGAGTTTTATTGCAcaggtagaaaaaattgcaactattattttgttaatttaaatttatgcaaGAGGCAATGTTTGTGGAGGTATTTCATGTTGAATCATTTTGTAAAGGATAAAGATACCATGAGTGTAGCTATTCACTTCGAAAAACTGGACAAGGGAATTCtgtgcatatttaaaaagcatCAGAAGAAGTATATCGATTGTCGTTTCCCTAGTTTGAACAAGTACACAAAATtattgacaaaaaaggaattaaagcAAAGTTACGATATCAAAGGGGACTCGAATGAAATCATGGATCTTGtcataaatggaaaaatattaaattttttaaatacttaTGATAGgtacataaattatatgtgCATCACCGACATAGCGTTGTTTGAGTCGGAGGACAGGGTAGGTGGGGAGAGGGAagaggagaagggggagaagcactcGACTGGGCAGACTGGGGAGAAGCACTCGACTGGGCAGACTGATCAACGTAGCAACAGAGGAGGGAAACACAAGTTCTGCTTCCTCAATTTTGTCATCCCTAAAAACGTGGAAGATCTACGCACG
- a CDS encoding triosephophate isomerase (putative) encodes KEVHSFYLRSRPILKGRKRRTQRTSDCRINKLDSQYEYPNKVVEIYPPVDNHVGTQEGAVTDLRGSSRGISQASVRTSSQSNPQSNPQSNPLRDPRRNPRSGEARGKKIIIGNWKCYLTKTEAYTLIDTFTKIKYSHHVDLVLSPNLLFMPYLLEKIRENNSKIFACSQDVSLASGLGAFTGETTATLIKQFGNKYTIIGHSERRRGFCSNGETLEETAQKVHNAVQSKLKVILCVGDDYQNENRPFTSSKTRKLLSLIKQAVPKDDMQNIIIALEPSFAVGTGNPVSADFLNTCYWDIKRILAEEVDTQTRDAVKIVYGGSVTRHNMKNYVEKTPVDGFLIGKGSLDETFIDIIKYVDQYCVSNA; translated from the exons AAGGAGGTGCATTCCTTCTACCTCCGCTCAAGGCCCATCctaaaaggaagaaagagaCGAACCCAAAGGACCAGTGATTGCAGGATAAACAAATTAGACTCTCAATATGAATACCCAAATAAGGTGGTGGAAATATACCCCCCTGTTGACAACCACGTGGGCACGCAGGAGGGAGCGGTGACCGATTTGCGGGGCAGTTCGCGGGGCATTTCTCAGGCCAGTGTGCGCACTTCTTCGCAGAGTAATCCGCAGAGTAATCCGCAGAGTAACCCGCTACGCGATCCGCGGCGGAACCCGAGGAGTGGCGAagcgagggggaagaaaatcatCATCGGGAACTGGAAGTGCTACCTTACAAAGACAGAAGCATACACACTAATCGATACGTTTACGAAAATCAAATACTCTCATCATGTCGACCTTGTTTTATCTCCTAACTTATTGTTCATGCCATATCTCCTGGAAAAAATTCGAGAAAATAACTCTAAAATCTTTGCCTGCTCCCAAGACGTCAGCTTGGCAAGTGGCTTGGGTGCCTTCACCGGAGAAACCACAGCCACTTTAATTAAGCAGTTTGGGAATAAATATACCATAATTGGACATAGTGAGAGACGCAGAGGTTTTTGCAGTAATGGGGAGACACTGGAAGAGACAGCGCAAAAGGTGCATAATGCTGTGCAATCCAAGCTGAAGGTTATCCTATGCGTCGGGGATGATTATCAAAACGAGAACCGCCCATTCACGTCATCCAAGACAAGGAAATTGCTTTCC CTCATCAAGCAGGCAGTTCCGAAGGACGACATGCAAAACATTATCATAGCCCTGGAGCCCAGCTTCGCCGTCGGCACCGGCAACCCCGTGTCGGCTGACTTTTTGAATACCTGCTACTGGG ACATCAAGCGAATCCTAGCAGAAGAGGTGGACACGCAAACAAGGGACGCAGTGAAAATCGTGTACGGTGGATCGGTGACCAGGCACAACATGAAG AACTACGTGGAAAAAACACCCGTTGATGGATTCCTCATAGGAAAGGGTTCACTGGACGAGACCTTTATCGACATCATAAAGTACGTTGACCAATATTGTGTCTCCAATGCG
- a CDS encoding RNA-metabolising metallo-beta-lactamase domain containing protein (putative), with the protein MQHYNHTKIVIRVLGAGQTVGRSCVIVELENRRVMFDCGSHLGYKDERKYPNFNILVSNDPYAVEREKGMGEANIYEHNLNTEVNITIVNSSISEKEKLIKNLSRINEIIDCVIISHFHMDHIGALPFFTEILKYRGTIIMSYPTKALSPTLLLDGCRVADIKWEKQNFERQIKLLNEKSDELLNYNISSLKKDPWNISEDHIYSCIGKVVGLQINETFEMGNMSITPYYAGHVLGACIFKIEVNNFSVIYTGDYNTVPDKHLGSTKIPSLTPEIFISESTYATYVRPTRKASELDLCNLVHECVHKGGKVLIPVFAIGRAQELSILLDSYWRKMKINYPIYFGCGLTENANKYYRIYSSWVNSSCVSTDKKNLFDFANISPFVNNYLGENRPMVLFATPGMLHTGLSLKAFKAWAGSSKNLIVLPGYCVQGTVGHKLIMGERKISFDGNSYMNIACKIIYLSFSAHADSNGIQQLIRHVLPQNVLFVHGEKNGMEKLSKHISSHYLINSLCPSLGQHCEFNFSKSNMKHVYVQDALYADILRNLNEQKEKKFLLSTNKVSGLYRSDATKLASRDGSYSVSFSAYVVYFTIHQVTMPLINLRFRENITISYHRFYNFVISFFKEIVDTKNRNSIRFLGEGVIIKNVKEGDGYFFLLSFLSLRAIHDGGSNLLVQWSYVDDAPESAIQKFISAIREYVAGGEVEPSQLEGGRNG; encoded by the exons ATGCAGCACTACAATCACACGAAAATTGTGATCCGCGTGTTGGGGGCTGGGCAGACAGTGGGTCGCTCCTGCGTAATCGTGGAGCTAGAGAACCGACGAGTGATGTTCGACTGTGGTTCACATCTCGGGTATAAAGACGAAAGGAAGTATCCAAATTTCAACATACTCGTTAGCAATGACCCATACGCAGTAGAGAGAGAAAAGGGGATGGGTGAAGCAAACATATACGAACACAATCTAAACACAGAGGTGAATATAACCATAGTGAATAGCAGCATTtctgaaaaggaaaaattaataaaaaacttaagtagaataaatgaaataattgaCTGTGTAATTATAAGTCATTTTCACATGGATCATATAGGAGCATTACCCTTTTTCACAGAGATATTAAAATACAGAGGTACGATAATTATGAGTTATCCAACGAAGGCTTTAAGTCCAACATTATTGCTGGATGGATGTCGAGTAGCAGacataaaatgggaaaaacaaaactttGAGAGACAAATCAAACTATTAAACGAAAAATCAGATGAGTTGTTAAATTATAACATTAGTAGCTTGAAGAAGGACCCATGGAATATTAGTGAAGATCATATTTACTCCTGTATAGGGAAAGTGGTAGGGTTGCAAATAAATGAGACATTCGAAATGGGAAATATGTCAATCACGCCATACTATGCAGGACATGTGCTAGgtgcatgtatatttaaaatagaGGTAAACAATTTTAGTGTTATCTATACAGGTGATTATAACACGGTTCCAGATAAACACCTTGGGAGCACTAAGATTCCGTCGCTTACTCCGGAGATCTTCATTTCTGAGTCTACCTATGCTACTTATGTGAGACCAACAAGAAAGGCATCCGAATTGGATCTGTGTAACTTAGTACACGAATGTGTGCATAAAGGAGGGAAAGTCCTGATCCCCGTGTTTGCTATCGGAAGAGCACAAGAATTGTCAATACTGTTAGACTCCTactggagaaaaatgaaaatcaatTACCCCATTTATTTTGGATGTGGATTAacagaaaatgcaaataaatattaccgGATTTATTCCTCATGGGTTAATAGTAGTTGTGTTTCTACAGATAAAAAGAACCTCTTCGATTTTGCCaatatttctccatttgtgaACAACTACTTAGGTGAAAATCGACCCATGGTTCTGTTTGCCACTCCAGGGATGCTACACACTGGGTTATCTCTAAAAGCTTTTAAAGCATGGGCAGGGtcaagtaaaaatttaattgtcCTTCCAGGATACTGTGTACAAGGTACTGTGGGTCATAAGCTAATTATGGGGGAAAGGAAGATATCATTTGATGGAAACTCCTATATGAATATTGCttgcaaaattatttacctttccttttctgcgcATGCTGATTCGAATGGTATTCAACAGCTTATAAGACACGTACTGCCACAGAAcgtcctttttgttcatggagaaaaaaacggtaTGGAAAAATTGTCAAAGCATATATCGTCTCACTATTTAATTAACTCCTTGTGTCCTTCCTTGGGTCAGCATTGCGagttcaatttttcgaaGAGTAATATGAAGCACGTTTATGTGCAGGATGCTCTTTATGCAGATATTCTTCGTAACTTAAATGagcaaaaggagaaaaaatttcttctttctacCAATAAGGTAAGTGGTCTCTACCGGAGTGACGCCACTAAATTGGCATCTCGGGATGGAAGCTACTCCGTTTCTTTCTCAGCTTATGTTGTGTACTTTACCATTC ACCAAGTAACCATGCCACTAATCAACCTGCGCTTCAGGGAAAACATCACCATAAGCTATCACagattttacaattttgtaatttccttttttaaagaaattgTGGACACGAAGAATAGGAACAGCATCCGTTTTTTGGGCGAAGGggtaattataaaaaatgtgaaggaggGGGATgggtattttttcctcctgtcGTTTTTGTCTCTACGGGCCATTCACGATGGAGGGAGTAACTTGCTCGTCCAATGGTCCTACGTGGACGACGCACCCGAGTCGGCCATTCAGAAGTTCATAAGTGCGATAAGGGAGTACGtcgcggggggggaagtagaACCCTCGCAACtggaagggggaagaaatgggTAA